Proteins from a genomic interval of Trifolium pratense cultivar HEN17-A07 linkage group LG6, ARS_RC_1.1, whole genome shotgun sequence:
- the LOC123892606 gene encoding short-chain dehydrogenase TIC 32 B, chloroplastic-like has protein sequence MVGIISLITGIAGPSGFGSASTADQVTEGIDASNLTIIITGGASGIGLETTRVLALRKAHVIIGARNMESAEKGKQQITQENKSARVDIMKLDLCSTKSVRSFVDNFIALDLPLNILINNAGIMFCPFKLSDEGIEMQFATNHLGHFLLTNLLLDKMKQTAKTTGIEGRIINLSSIAHRYTYCRKGIRFDKINDKKGYSKKKAYGQSKLANILHANELSRRLQEEGVNITANSVHPGVIMTPLMRYSSYLMHFFKIFSFYIWKNVPQGAATTCYVALHPNVKGVTGKYFVDCNELKPSAFAKNKQLAKKLWDFSNKLINSISKA, from the exons ATGGTGGGTATTATATCTTTGATAACTGGGATTGCTGGTCCAAGTGGGTTTGGGTCAGCTTCAACAGCAGATCAAGTTACAGAAGGAATTGATGCTAGCAACCTTACCATAATAATCACAG GAGGAGCAAGTGGTATAGGTTTAGAGACAACAAGAGTTTTAGCTCTTAGAAAGGCACATGTCATAATCGGTGCAAGAAACATGGAATCTGCAGAGAAAGGCAAGCAACAAATAACACAAGAGAATAAATCTGCAAGAGTTGACATAATGAAACTGGACCTATGCTCAACTAAATCTGTCAGATCATTTGTCGACAACTTCATTGCTCTTGATCTTCCTCTCAACATCTTAAT AAACAATGCTGGAATAATGTTCTGCCCCTTCAAGCTATCAGATGAGGGGATTGAGATGCAATTTGCAACAAACCATCTTG GCCATTTCCTCTTAACAAATCTTCTTCTTGACAAAATGAAACAAACTGCAAAAACAACTGGAATAGAGGGAAGGATCATAAATCTATCATCAATTGCTCATAGATACACTTACTGCAGAAAGGGGATTAGATTTGATAAGATCAATGATAAAAAAGG TTATTCTAAGAAGAAGGCCTATGGACAATCCAAGTTAGCCAACATATTACATGCAAATGAACTCTCTCGTCGCCTACAG GAAGAAGGTGTGAACATTACAGCTAATTCTGTCCACCCAGGAGTGATCATGACTCCTCTTATGAGATACTCTTCTTACCTTATGC ACTTCTTTAAGATATTCAGCTTTTACATTTGGAAGAACGTTCCACAGGGAGCAGCCACTACATGCTATGTTGCACTTCACCCAAATGTGAAAGGTGTAACTGGAAAGTACTTTGTGGATTGCAATGAACTCAAGCCAAGTGCAtttgcaaaaaataaacaattagcTAAGAAACTTTGGGATTTCAGTAACAAATTgatcaattcaatttcaaaagCTTGA
- the LOC123892607 gene encoding uncharacterized protein LOC123892607, which translates to MSLWFSNFFRLHFPTPWPILTYATTWIMLLTMTVAVASISPQVTFVSAISPASLFSQKCTNDGFIRMPLDVPGEILCFPSRLFVKSKIDFIVPPIFAALIVAASTCLVRAVGLFVET; encoded by the coding sequence ATGTCTTTATGGTTCTCTAACTTCTTCCGTTTACACTTTCCAACACCATGGCCAATACTTACTTATGCAACCACTTGGATAATGCTATTAACAATGACGGTGGCCGTTGCGTCAATCTCGCCGCAGGTGACGTTTGTTTCCGCTATATCTCCAGCCTCTTTGTTCTCTCAGAAGTGTACAAATGATGGGTTCATTAGAATGCCATTGGATGTTCCTGGAGAAATTCTATGCTTTCCTTCTCGTTTGTTTGTGAAATCTAAGATTGATTTCATTGTTCCACCAATCTTTGCTGCTTTGATTGTAGCAGCTTCTACTTGCCTTGTGAGAGCTGTTGGATTGTTTGTGGAAACATAA